Proteins encoded in a region of the Drosophila sechellia strain sech25 chromosome 2L, ASM438219v1, whole genome shotgun sequence genome:
- the LOC116802126 gene encoding translocation protein SEC62-like, with protein sequence MYEFFHRAKKVPVTLEEIRGKSGGDKKADKEKSQDKEKEKDKAKDDKKDTDPEGDNGQGDGGASGNEKEKEKKEKKKRKIRLDMHPEQIFVDGSEAYVWIYDPIPLHYWIFGFILLLGAVGICLFPLWPPLLRKGVYYLSITGAGFLVFILALTIVRLIVFIIMWAITGGKLHFWIFPNLTEDVSFFASFWPLYESNYNSDQNNSSAKTDKKSKSKDKKKEKDSDAEDTAVDADGDADGDVDAEVSTLEPEKIELIKEHDTDLEIRKRRKVGADEYEEDDVDEEEPKTQPKDSKAG encoded by the exons ATGTACGAATTCTTCCATCGCGCCAAGAAGGTGCCCGTCACTCTGGAGGAGATCAGAGGAAAGTCTGGAGGCGACAAGAAGGCGGACAAGGAGAAGAGCCAAGAcaaggagaaggaaaaggacAAGGCAAAGGATGACAAGAAGGATACCGATCCGGAAGGCGATAATGGCCAAGGAGACGGAGGTGCGTCTGgcaatgaaaaagaaaaggagaaaaaggagaagaaaAAGCGCAAGATCCGCCTGGACATGCATCCCGAGCAGATCTTCGTGGACGGCTCCGAGGCATACGTCTGGATTTACGATCCCATTCCGCTCCACTACTGGATCTTCGGTTTCATCCTGCTACTTGGCGCCGTTGGCATTTGCCTTTTCCCTCTGTGGCCTCCACTGCTACGCAAGGGTGTCTACTACTTGTCCATTACGGGTGCCGGCTTCCTTGTTTTCATCCTGGCTCTGACCATTGTACGTCTTATTGTGTTCATCATCATGTGGGCAATAACCGGCGGCAAGTTGCACTTCTGGATCTTCCCCAACCTAACCGAGGATGTGAGCTTCTTTGCCTCCTTCTGGCCACTATATGAG AGCAACTATAACAGTGACCAAAATAATTCGTCCGCCAAGACCGAcaagaaatcgaaatcgaaggACAAGAAGAAGGAAAAAGATAGCGATGCCGAGGACACAGCCGTGGATGCGGATGGAGATGCTGACGGTGATGTGGATGCGGAGGTTTCCACGCTTGAACCAGAGAAAATCGAGCTTATCAAAGAACATGACACCGACTTGGAAATCCGCAAACGTCGCAAAGTGGGTGCCGACGAATACGAGGAAGACGATGTGGATGAAGAAGAACCGAAGACGCAGCCCAAAGATTCCAAAGCTGGGTAA
- the LOC116802122 gene encoding uncharacterized protein LOC116802122, translating to MFRFYKLYSLYMNNMASGPAGQREWCLCEKLPRAVLHIPVNHRQICQVCGLARRSQAGHDSSSDKDVDQGTEEQKTIIPEQSQVEEPKKSLKTRVKVTIRGKKPKAKNCCRTNCHKCGGLAKAEVVQEGTEAPKEMKFKRYPGRHGLYWKPKGMMSRRQVAKAPPPSTPSSSLTLSPLPSSSPTAPPPPPLPHQEPESARSEMPSLVAMAHTVSNPKNNLLQNYNNLFVSNFIPLQSPITDTFGGAISKRSRNSIRPRIHRSRPLPPLSKVLTNILSSQNSKDDREMGGGLSSCNCKDSQSTDSELASQFCPFDQYEGPSEDALVVNSARYMLHRPKSLHVEPRQDVHNNRIESLNFQFSSTKNTPSPNADNLSGILFMTHSVKPDQPTARPPNRQLLSRAIGKLRRKSRKSESRDLPF from the exons ATGTTCCGCTTCTACAAGTTGTACTCGTTGTACATGAACAACATGGCCAGTGGACCTGCAGGGCAGCGGGAGTGGTGCCTGTGCGAGAAACTGCCGCGGGCGGTGCTCCACATCCCGGTGAACCATCGTCAGATCTGCCAGGTGTGCGGATTGGCCAGGCGCTCCCAGGCTGGACACGATTCCTCCAGCGACAAGGATGTAGATCAGGGCACCGAGGAGCAGAAGACGATTATCCCTGAGCAAAGCCAAGTGGAGGAGCCCAAAAAAAGCCTAAAGACTCGGGTAAAGGTAACCATTAGGggcaagaagccgaaagccaAGAATTGTTGCCGGACGAACTGCCACAAGTGTGGTGGCTTGGCCAAAGCAGAAGTTGTCCAGGAAGGTACTGAAGCACCCAAAGAGATGAAGTTCAAGCGGTACCCGGGGCGTCATGGCTTGTACTGGAAGCCGAAGGGGATGATGAGCCGTCGACAGGTGGCCAAAGCACCGCCACCTTCGACGCCGTCATCATCTCTTACGCTATCGCCATTGCCTTCATCATCGCccacagcaccaccaccaccaccactccCTCATCAAGAACCGGAATCCGCACGGTCGGAGATGCCAAGCCTGGTGGCTATGGCCCATACCGTTTCCAATCCAAAAAACAACCTGCTACAGAACTACAACAATCTATTTGTCAGTAACTTTATACCCTTACAGAGTCCCATTACGGATACTTTTGGGGGAGCTATCTCCAAGAGGAGCAGGAACAGCATTCGCCCACGCATCCACAGGAGTCGCCCATTGCCACCACTTTCCAAAGTCTTAACCAATATCTTGAGCAGCCAAAACTCGAAGGATGACAGAGAGATGGGTGGTGGATTGAGTAGCTGCAACTGTAAGGACTCGCAATCGACCGATTCCGAGCTGGCTAGCCAGTTCTGTCCATTTGATCAGTATGAAGGTCCATCCGAAGATGCTCTTGTCGTGAATAGCGCCCGATATATGCTCCATCGACCGAAATCACTGCACGTCGAACCACGACAGGATGTGCACAACAATCGCATTGAATCTTTGAACTTTCAGTTCAGCTCTACCAAGAACACCCCGAGTCCAAACGCTGACAATCTATCGGGCATCCTATTCATGACGCATTCA GTAAAACCAGACCAACCAACAGCTCGACCCCCAAACCGGCAGTTACTCAGCAGAGCAATCGGGAAATTAAGGCGAAAGAGTCGGAAGTCGGAGTCGAGAGATCTTCCATTTTAA